A window from Candidatus Zixiibacteriota bacterium encodes these proteins:
- a CDS encoding response regulator codes for MARILVVDDERRMAELVCAELSERKFNADLAESGKSAEKKLRSNSYDIVITDMRMDPPDGLDLLKLIKAEFPATEVILMTAYATASSAVEAMKIGANDYLIKPFDLEELVIKVERILLEKRQSARLEQLESDLSLKTYDRFMGDSQPVKELFELVKKVSRTDANVLLLGKSGTGKELIANLIHQSSPRSEKPFVAVNCAALTETLLESELFGHEKGSFTGAHKHKLGRFELAEGGSLFLDEIGEMSAPLQAKLLRALEERRITRVGGTEEIAVDVRVISATNRDLETEMENGKFREDLYFRLNVFPIKIPTLAERIDDIELLANYFARKCGYTKGDLDETVISILKQYHWPGNVRELKNIMERAVILSDGNPIKTEHITISVKPVSAKTPEPGVSEGLDQMEKQAVVEALEKAGGNKTKAAEMLKITRRMLYTRLKKYDLE; via the coding sequence ATGGCCAGGATACTGGTTGTCGATGACGAACGCAGGATGGCGGAACTGGTTTGCGCAGAACTGTCTGAACGAAAATTCAACGCCGATCTGGCGGAAAGCGGGAAAAGCGCAGAAAAAAAGCTTCGCAGTAACAGCTATGACATAGTGATAACCGATATGCGTATGGATCCGCCCGATGGTCTCGATCTTCTCAAATTGATCAAAGCTGAATTCCCTGCCACCGAAGTCATCCTGATGACCGCCTATGCCACCGCCTCCTCGGCTGTAGAGGCGATGAAGATTGGCGCAAATGACTACCTGATCAAACCGTTCGACCTGGAGGAGCTGGTTATCAAAGTTGAGCGGATTCTATTGGAGAAAAGACAAAGCGCACGCCTCGAACAGCTCGAAAGCGACCTCAGTTTAAAGACTTACGATCGTTTTATGGGAGACAGCCAGCCGGTAAAAGAGCTCTTCGAGCTGGTCAAAAAAGTCAGCCGAACCGATGCCAATGTCCTGCTTCTGGGAAAATCAGGAACCGGTAAAGAATTGATAGCCAACCTGATCCATCAATCCTCTCCCCGCTCGGAGAAGCCCTTTGTGGCAGTCAACTGCGCTGCCCTGACCGAGACACTTCTGGAATCGGAACTGTTCGGCCATGAAAAAGGCTCCTTTACCGGTGCGCACAAGCACAAACTGGGACGTTTCGAACTGGCAGAGGGTGGCAGTCTGTTTTTGGACGAGATCGGGGAGATGTCAGCTCCGCTTCAGGCCAAACTCTTACGCGCATTGGAGGAGCGCAGGATCACTCGAGTTGGGGGAACAGAGGAAATCGCCGTCGATGTGCGCGTTATTTCCGCTACAAATCGCGATCTCGAAACCGAAATGGAAAATGGTAAATTCCGCGAAGACCTGTATTTCAGGCTGAATGTCTTCCCGATTAAGATCCCCACCCTGGCTGAAAGAATTGATGATATCGAACTTCTGGCCAATTATTTCGCCCGTAAATGCGGATACACAAAAGGTGATCTGGATGAAACCGTTATCTCGATTCTCAAACAGTATCACTGGCCGGGTAATGTGCGCGAATTGAAAAATATAATGGAGAGAGCGGTGATTTTGTCCGATGGCAACCCGATTAAAACCGAACATATTACGATTTCAGTCAAACCGGTTTCCGCGAAGACACCTGAGCCGGGTGTTTCAGAAGGGCTCGACCAGATGGAAAAACAGGCGGTGGTAGAAGCGCTCGAAAAGGCAGGCGGTAACAAAACCAAAGCGGCGGAGATGCTCAAGATCACGCGAAGAATGCTGTACACGAGATTAAAAAAATATGATCTGGAATAG